A genomic stretch from Pararhizobium sp. IMCC21322 includes:
- a CDS encoding LysE/ArgO family amino acid transporter gives MSFWGPVLAGFSLGGGLIVAIGAQNAFVLRLGLLRSHVFAICLLCALSDAVLIILGIAGLDTLVQRSPLLLTTVTYGGALFLFVYGLMAFRRVFTPEAMKTAQKEAPTLAAAVATALAFTFLNPHVYLDTVLLLGSFSAKYLGQERVAFGVGAVTASFAWFFGLGYGARLLAPVFARPLAWQVLDVLIGSVMWLLAASLLFS, from the coding sequence ATGAGTTTTTGGGGACCTGTTCTTGCGGGTTTTTCGCTTGGCGGTGGGCTGATTGTGGCCATCGGTGCGCAAAACGCCTTTGTGTTGCGCCTTGGGCTCCTGCGCAGTCACGTCTTTGCAATCTGTCTGCTTTGCGCCTTGTCGGATGCCGTTCTGATTATTCTTGGCATTGCCGGGCTGGATACGCTGGTCCAGCGCTCACCACTGCTTCTGACAACCGTGACTTATGGCGGTGCATTGTTTCTGTTTGTGTATGGCCTGATGGCATTTCGCAGGGTGTTCACGCCGGAGGCAATGAAAACCGCCCAGAAAGAAGCGCCAACCCTGGCAGCTGCTGTCGCAACAGCGCTGGCTTTCACGTTTCTCAATCCGCATGTTTATCTGGATACGGTACTACTGCTGGGAAGCTTTTCGGCCAAATATTTGGGGCAGGAGCGCGTTGCATTTGGCGTCGGCGCTGTAACCGCTTCATTTGCCTGGTTTTTTGGCCTCGGCTATGGCGCGCGCCTGCTTGCGCCTGTGTTCGCACGGCCACTCGCGTGGCAGGTGCTGGACGTGCTGATTGGCAGCGTTATGTGGTTGCTCGCCGCGTCACTGCTTTTTAGCTAG
- a CDS encoding DUF898 family protein, with translation MNRTVNRSISPDPFSLPKPELAQETGHVVVEASTRELAGLALQGMLLTALTLGLYRFWYVTRVRKYFWAHTRIGNYPLEFTGHPVDLIVGFFMAVAILLPLYLGLFVVSLGLQNGVLAANLGAVLVVWFLSQFGLYRARNYRLTRMLWRGLRFRQGGSGIIYALLSTIWLVIGLASLGLLWPARRLALQAYKMRNTCFGNQTASFDASLTPLYRAGWPLFLGVALISTWTVWQFANIWQATPGTFDILDVLGSDLRNMSFEDTVRAIPFADILWVLSIAGFAFVAVLALAGPSYLAAETRHFAGATSFGVVRMNSKLTRSSLVAVWGRFLAILAVFSAVYLGLGAVLFGAFLYSDLPVGILDSATTRFWFFAALFLYYCIGFITYAVIHLVHLRFQLWRAIGNSMSFSPTDPISSIAVGSAEELRRRDGFGEGIADALDAGGV, from the coding sequence TTGAACCGGACCGTCAACAGATCTATTTCACCTGATCCATTCTCGCTGCCAAAGCCCGAGTTAGCGCAGGAGACAGGGCATGTCGTTGTAGAGGCGTCCACAAGAGAACTTGCGGGGCTGGCCTTGCAGGGAATGCTGCTCACAGCTCTCACCTTGGGGCTTTATCGGTTCTGGTATGTCACAAGGGTCCGAAAGTATTTCTGGGCACACACACGCATTGGCAATTACCCGCTGGAATTCACCGGCCATCCAGTTGATTTGATCGTCGGCTTCTTCATGGCTGTAGCAATATTGCTGCCGCTCTATCTGGGTCTGTTTGTTGTGTCATTGGGTTTGCAAAATGGCGTTCTGGCCGCCAATTTGGGGGCTGTTTTGGTAGTGTGGTTTCTCAGCCAGTTTGGGCTGTACCGCGCCAGAAACTACCGCCTTACAAGAATGCTGTGGCGCGGTCTGCGGTTCCGGCAGGGTGGATCCGGTATCATCTACGCGCTTCTGTCGACAATTTGGCTTGTGATCGGGCTGGCCAGCCTGGGGTTGCTTTGGCCAGCGCGCCGCCTTGCATTGCAGGCCTATAAAATGCGCAACACCTGCTTTGGGAACCAGACGGCCAGTTTTGACGCATCACTGACACCGCTTTACCGCGCCGGCTGGCCGTTATTTCTGGGTGTGGCTCTGATCAGCACATGGACAGTCTGGCAATTTGCAAACATCTGGCAGGCAACACCCGGAACGTTTGATATTTTGGATGTTCTGGGATCTGACCTGCGCAATATGAGCTTCGAAGACACTGTGCGCGCAATTCCCTTTGCCGATATTCTTTGGGTCCTGAGCATCGCGGGCTTCGCGTTCGTTGCTGTTTTGGCGCTTGCCGGGCCTTCTTACCTGGCGGCTGAAACACGTCATTTTGCAGGTGCCACATCGTTTGGCGTAGTCAGAATGAACTCAAAGCTCACAAGGTCATCCTTAGTCGCCGTTTGGGGGCGGTTTCTGGCGATCCTGGCAGTTTTCAGCGCCGTTTATCTTGGACTGGGTGCCGTCCTTTTCGGAGCGTTTCTGTATTCCGATTTGCCTGTCGGCATTCTGGACAGCGCCACAACCCGCTTCTGGTTTTTTGCGGCTCTTTTTCTGTATTACTGCATCGGCTTCATAACCTATGCAGTCATTCATCTGGTCCATTTGCGTTTCCAGCTCTGGCGCGCGATCGGCAATTCCATGTCGTTTTCGCCAACAGACCCGATATCCAGCATAGCCGTAGGATCGGCAGAAGAGTTGCGCCGCCGCGATGGGTTTGGCGAGGGTATCGCAGACGCCCTGGACGCGGGCGGGGTGTAA